In Methanobrevibacter sp. TMH8, the genomic stretch AAAAAACTATAAAAAATGAATAAAAAACTAATAAAAGAGTAAATAAAAAACTATAAAAAATGAATAAAAAACTAATAAAAGAGTAAATAAAAAACTATAAAAAATGAATAAAAAACTAATAAAAGAGTAAATAAAAAACGAATAATATTTATTCGTTAATTAAAACGCCATTAATAATACCATCTTGACCAGGTCTAGAAGTTACTTTTGCTTTACCAGCGCTAGTTTCTACAATAGCTCCTTTAGTGATGATATTCCTTCTTACATAATTGGGGTTAGCTGAATTTTCAAGTACTGTAATAATTTCAACAGTTTCAGCTGTTTTAGATTCTGGATTAAAAAGATTCATTTTGTTTTCAGAAGCTAATCTTAATTTTTCGTTTCCACCACGAGTTCTGATTTTTCTTAATCTTTTCTCATCTAATCCAGTATTAGCTGGTTCTCTTCCTAATTCAGACTTTCTTTTCCCACGGTTTGCTATATATCTTCCACCAGTTGATTTCCTTGTGGATTTTCCTTGTGATATTGCCATTATTTCACCTAATTATAATGAATTTTGAGTAATTCTATTTAGTTTTACTAGATAAATTTATAATTTTATTTAATTATAATTCTATTTAATTTTATAATTTATTAATAATTAATTTTAATAATTTAATTTTAATAAATTTATTTAATCCTTAATCAAATATTATCTAATTATTTCTATGCCGCTAATAAGTTTATTTAGTATTAAATAATATGATTTAGATAGTAAATTAATAATTTTCAATATAAAAGACCAAATTTTAAGTAATTAGCTGTTAAATAAACATCATCCAGCCATAATATTGTGAGAGCAATAAAATTACACCTAAATTTTTGGTATTATTTTTCTTATAATTCATTAAATGTAAAGAAAAAATAGTCTTTTAGATATGATAACAAAATATTAGTTTTCTTCATATATAAACTTTGTGAGAATATTTTTTTTATATTTTAAAATCATTTATAAAAGATTAATATACATCTAATTATATTTAATTTATTTATCTTTAATTATTTTGATATTAAATATGCTTAATTATCTAATATATTCAAATATACTTAATTATCTATTAATATTAAAATCTTTATATTTCTGATTTATTTCATAGCTTTATTATATGTTTGATATATTTTCCTAATATAATATTTTTTATATATTTTTTATTATATTTTTATTAAAAAAATTTAAGTAATATAAAAAACATAATACATATTTACAAATACATAAACATATAGAGGGTTGATGAAATGTTAGAAGATATTAAAAAAAAAGCTAAAGAAGTAAAAGATGAAGTTGGAGATAAAGCAAAAGAAGCTAAAAATAAAACTGAACTTGAAGCTAAAAATGCTAAGGATAAAGCAAAATATAAAGCATCTAAAGCTGAAAATGAAGCAGATTATGAAAAAAAAGAAGCTGAAAGAAAATCAGATTAGTATTATATGTTAAATTTTAATATAGAAAATTAAAATCTCTAATCTTATTTATTTTTTCAATATTTTTTTATTATTTTTGCTATTAATTATTTTAATAAATCATCAATTAAAATATTTCTAATAACCCATATTTTTAAATAAGGACTTTTTTAATTATTATTTTCAGATTAACTTTATAAATTAAATTTTATAAATAAAATTCTATTTTTTCAATTTATTATTATTTTTAAACTATTTATATAGTATTTATATATTTATATAGTAAAATGGAGAAAAATGAAAAATATATAAAAATAAATATAAAATAGATAAAAATGTAGAAAATTATAAAAAATTGTAAAAAATTGTAAAAATTGATATAAAATAAATATATTTAACTACTAAAATAAAGATAATTACCAATGAGGATATAGCAAAGATATTGAATAAAATAGAGATAGTGAATAAAATATAGATGTTAAATATAATAGAGATATCTTTATTAATGAATAAATTTAATATTATTTAAATATTAATCGTGTTTTTATGTCAATTGAAAGTAAAGAACAGCTAGAACTTGAAAAAGAAATTAAATCTCAAGCACAAAAATTTCTAGCAGATTTCAACCCAACTCTTCCTGAGCATATGGAACTTGAATATGAAGGTTTTTATAGAAGAGGATTTTTTGTAACCAAAAAGAGATATGCGGTTATTGAGGATGGAACAATTATAGCTAAAGGTTTAGAGCTTGTAAGAAGAGATTGGGCTCCAATAGCTAAAGACACACAACAAGACATTTTAATGG encodes the following:
- a CDS encoding 30S ribosomal protein S8e: MAISQGKSTRKSTGGRYIANRGKRKSELGREPANTGLDEKRLRKIRTRGGNEKLRLASENKMNLFNPESKTAETVEIITVLENSANPNYVRRNIITKGAIVETSAGKAKVTSRPGQDGIINGVLINE